Below is a genomic region from Acomys russatus chromosome 3, mAcoRus1.1, whole genome shotgun sequence.
GTGACGGCCTTGGTGCCCTCCGACACGGCGTGCTTGGCCAGCTCCCCGGGCAGCAGCAGGCGCACGGCCGTCTGGATCTCCCGCGACGTGATGGTCGAGCGCTTGTTGTAGTGCGCCAGGCGCGACGCCTCGCTGGCGATGCGCTCGAAGATGTCGTTGACGAACGAGTTCATGATGCCCATGGCCTTGGACGAGATGCCCGTGTCGGGGTGCACCTGCTTCAGCACCTTGTACACGTACACGGAGTAGCTCTCCTTGCGGCTGCGCTTGCGCTTCTTGCCGTCCTTCTTCTGCGCCTTGGTCACGGCCTTCTTGGAGCCCTTCTTCGGGGCGGGGGCGGACTTCGTTGGCTCAGGCATAGTGACACTCCAGCTAGAGCAACTGTGGGACCGAGGCCGCCAGCCCTTCACTTTCTACAAGAGTCTATTCAAATGAGGCTCAGTGAAGAATACTCGTGATTGGCTAATATTTTCGGTTTGCCCAAGCGAAACGCCCACCGGCAGAAGCGCTTCCATTGGTCTAGACGAAGAGAGGAAGCCAGCCAATCGCATGGGCCCCTTTTCGATGCCAGAGAGAACGATAAAGGGCAAGCTCGCTCGGTTTCCGGGCGTTGAGTTGTTAGTGGCTGTTTTCACCTCGGGATGTCTGGACGCGGCAAGCAGGGCGGCAAGGCTCGCGCCAAGGCCAAGACGCGCTCGTCCCGCGCCGGCCTGCAGTTCCCCGTGGGTCGCGTGCACCGCCTGCTGCGCAAGGGCAACTACTCGGAGCGGGTGGGCGCCGGCGCCCCGGTCTACCTGGCGGCCGTGCTGGAGTACCTGACGGCCGAGATCCTGGAGCTGGCCGGCAACGCGGCCCGCGACAACAAGAAGACGCGCATCATCCCGCGTCACCTGCAGCTGGCCATCCGCAACGACGAGGAGCTCAACAAGCTGCTGGGACGCGTCACCATCGCGCAGGGTGGCGTCCTGCCCAACATCCAGGCGGTGTTGCTGCCCAAGAAGACGGAGAGCCACCACAAGGCCAAGGGAAAATAAGTCCGGTCTCTACTTCTTAGTATATAAAAAAGGCTCTTTTCAGAGCCACCTACGTTTTCAAAGAAAGGAGGTGTAACATCTCCCTTTGTTCTTCGAAGGGGAGAAACCCCACTGTCCCTCGTTAACACCTTCAACCTGAGCTAGTTTCTCCCCTGATGGCCACGGGTTACGTGGCTTTCCAGTCAGTGTACATGGGTGTCCACTCCCTAGTGTACGGCGTTCCTCAAGGCTCAGTAATAAAGCAGGGAGGGCTCGGTGCAAAGACTCGTCTGTCTCCGCTAACGGGGCCACTTCCCCTAGTGGGCTGTGACAAGGAGACATGGCTGAAGAAACCTCAGCTTAAgtagtttgtgcttttatttttgcaATCTGGTTCCCTTCAAACTTATAACTGGAATTCCCTCAGCATTTGTACTCTTATTTCAAATATATGGTCTTAGTTTTCCTGTACTTAGATGATTTCAAAACCTGCCTGACTTTCGCAACCTGTGTTGTTAGAAACCGGGCATTACGGAGAGCCAGACATCTGAATTGGAAACCATCCGAGTTTACACGGCGACAGTAAGGTGACTCTCAAAATGAGCGTGAAAAACACTGACAGCATTTAAAATGGTTCCCATTATGAATACATCTCATAGAACTTTTAGTTGATTGGCACAATTAGTCATTTTTCTCGTTAATTTACTGCTTGATTCACTAAAAGGCATCTCAAATACCATCGTCCTAGACAAAGTGATAAAGGGAAACACGTAAATAAGGGAAGATGGCGGAATTTGCTTCCTTTTCATTCATATCCAAGGCTGAAAAGAATGAGCCGCTGGGCTTTTGCCGCGCTGAGGGCTCCTCCCCCAACACAGGCATTTCCCGCCCCTGCGCTTCCTGTTTTCACTCCGGTCCGCACGTTCCCTATAAGAGAGACCTGCGGCGGCGCCAAGGCCGTCAATCCGATTCCTCTTTGTGTTCAGCCATGTCTGGCCGCGGCAAAGGCGGGAAGGGCCTGGGCAAGGGAGGCGCCAAGCGCCACCGCAAGGTCCTGCGCGACAACATCCAGGGCATCACCAAGCCCGCCATCCGCCGCCTGGCCCGGCGCGGGGGAGTCAAGCGCATCTCCGGCCTCATCTACGAGGAGACCCGCGGGGTGCTCAAGGTCTTCCTGGAGAACGTGATCCGCGACGCCGTCACCTACACGGAGCACGCCAAGCGCAAGACTGTCACCGCCATGGACGTGGTCTACGCGCTCAAGCGCCAGGGACGCACGCTCTACGGCTTCGGCGGCTGAGCTCTCGGCTTGATTCCCGCTCGCTCTTCGCTAACGGTCCTTTTCAGGGCCACCCACACACTTCCGGAAGGGCTGCGGCATTGTTACTAGGACTTGTCAGTTTTTCGGCCACCTTGGAAACCTGTACCTTATTTTGGGTCGGTGTCGTAAATCCCCATATGAAAACATTTACCATTTAAGCTAAGTACCATTTTGTCATGTGCGCGAATTTTGTTTCCCCCCCACTATGTTCTATTCTGCATACAATCATAGTGCTATGTTGTGCAGTTCTTAGGTGGGGGAGTAATTTTGTAAAATAGCCATGTTTTAAAGAGTTTATTACAGTAGTAGATTGTCTTCATGGGATCTGTTAAAATTATGTCAAGTCGAATAAACAGTTTATATTTGTTTAGAAGAAATTAATGGTAATGTCTTGATGCTTTCCAAGAAGTTACTAAGGCATTGATGAGATTCAGGTAAAGGAAACTGTATTTCCAAGTACGGGGTGCAGATTTATCTCGATTGAAAATTAAGTTTAGCTAGATCTTGCCTTCAGTATCAAAATATGTAGGTatgcgtgctgggaactgaatcctggGTCCTGTAGACACCTTCCCACATcatccaggctgaccttggacttgTAATCTTACTGCCTCTGCCGTGTACTATAGGCATTCACTACAAGTCAGGCTCCACCGTGGGTTCTTTCAATGATTAAATCAATCTCTGGATGGCTCACCCCCATTAGGAGTTTCTAGCATTTTCCAAAGATTGCTGGTCCCTTTGGAGACACATCCCAAGTGTTTCACACTAACTTCTTTCTAATGTCTGGGTTTTCTGGGATCTAACActcacttcctgtgtgtggaaCTGTCAGACTACGATATTCTTTCTGTTCAAACTCAACCCCTGGGGTCCTAAATAGCATCTCTTAATGACTTCCAAGTCCATAGCTCTACCTGACATTTTCTTCCATAGCTTCTAAAATATATCCAACTCCCCACTTTTTTCACATGTCCAGTTGTGTTTTTTAAGATGAGAGAGAGTTCATGCTGTCAGGGTGGTCTCGAACTTGTTTTGTAGTGTGTAGGTTTGAGCAATGATCCAGCTATCCCCTTCCTTcacccccagagtgctgggattatagatctGTGGGGTCACACCCAGTTTATGCACTGGTGGTGACTGAACGCAGGGCTTCCACTTGCTGGGCAAACTCTTGAGCAACTCTCCCAACAGAGCCACAACCCCAGACCCATAACTGTTTAGGGATCTAAGTGATCTAATGGTCTCTCACTAGTCCACGTTTGTCTTAGgatcactattgctgtgatgaactcCGTGACCAAAGCACCGTGGAGAACAAAAGGTTTACTCTGTTTACTCCACTCTTGAGTGGAGGCAGGCActcaagcagaagccatggagggcgCTGCTTAACTGGCTTGTTCCCCACGGCCTGCTGggctgctttcttgtagaacccaggaccaccagcccaaggatggcaccacccacaatgggctgggccttcccccatcaatcactaattaagaaaatgccctacaggtttgaaGACAgctggatctttaaaaaaaaaaaaaaaattgccctgCAGTGGTGGTAGCAAactcctataattccagcactccaggcagaggcaggcaggtttctgagttggaggccagcctggtctacagagtgagttccagaacaaccagggctacacagagaaaccctgtctacaaaagaaaacaaaagaacaacaacaaaaaaacctctgcCCTTTACACTTATAATCAATTTCAAGAAACTCCCTTGgtttatcttaaaaaaacaaaacaaacaacaggtaATGTGGGCTGACAAGTTCTCAAACCTCCATGCATGACCTCGCTCTTCCATCCTTTTGGGTTTGGCATACTTAAGAGTTCCCATGCTCCCACTCTCCGTTCTCAGGCGTTCTGTGTGTAGAACGGTATTCTGAGCCTTGGTAACTGCCCAAATAAACTGTTAGCTCACCAGATCATTCCAACTAAAGTACCATGGAAATAGTGTCTATTAAACCAATTCAAACACAAAGCATatatcaaaggaaaagaaatgcaacTGAGCACTTCCGGGTGAGagtgcaggcaggcatgcagaCCACACAGCCATGCGTTTTTGTCCTTCTCCTTGCTGAGTTAGGATTCTACAGTGAAGAAAAGTGTTCAAGTTTTGGCAAAGTGGAAAGTAGCTGGACCAAGGAGTTGTATTTCCATTATTCAAGAGGTTATACATGGCCAAGTGCTTGCTTGGTAAGCATTAAGCTACTGTTGGcagagccatgcctgcctgtctgcctacctgcctgcctgctgcttgcctgctggctgcctgctgcctgctgcctgctgcctgcctgctgccttcctgcctgctgcttgcctgcctgctgcctgctgcttgctgtctaCCTGCCTGCTTTTCTGCTGCCTTCCTGTCCTGCCGCCATGCTCCACAACACAATGATCATGTACTCAAACCCTCTGGAATCAGCAGTctcaataaacattttcttttataaattgcctcaGTAATGGTGTCTCTTTGAATCAAAAGAAAAGTCACTAAGACAATAAATATCTCATGcttgcttatttacttacttatttatttttagagccaggctttctctgtgtagccttggctatcctggacttgctttgtagaccaggctggccttgaactcacagagatctgcctgcatctgcctcccaagtactgggattacaggcttggggCACCATGCCTTGTTCATCTTATGCATATTTAACATCTGGGATTATCCTATATTAATTGTGAGTTACGAATGCTAATCTTTAGgtaaacacacatgtacaactTACTCCTTATCTATACCTAACACATTCTAGAATATTGTTTTACCTATCACATTTGTTTCTCAGTAATGTGATTTCAAATAGTAGCAGGAAGGTATTTCAAAAGTTCAGGAAACAAAGACCCTGAATTGTTCCAAATATGATCCAATCCTGCAACGTATGTGTAACAGTGTAGTATACTCCAATAACTCTCATCTTTTGTTGTAGTCTATTTCAGTGATATGGTTATCAAGTGACGAAGAACTTGCTtgctttaaaacatttgttttactAATGTGTGTATATCATGTGTGCAGCGAACTCATGGATACAAGTCAATCTTAAGGagtccctgtttttgttttgttttgttgtttttgcaagacagggttttcctatatagccttggctgtccttgagtttgatttgtaaaccaggctggccttgaactcactgagatctgtctgcttctgcctctgcctctgggactaAATGCGAGCGCCATTGTGCCTGGCTAGGGAGTcacttctttccctcccctccacctttATGTGGAGGAAATAAATTAAACTCTCATCATGATAGCTATGTAGtaagaacaattttattttatttatttatttttttatttttttattttttttatttgagacactgggtgggtctcactatgtagctctggctgtcatagaactcacAATGCAAACCGTAATCACCTCTGATTCCCAACTCCTGAGATTACAGGAGGACACCACTATGCACAGCTGTAAGAATTCattctagccaggcgtggtagcgcacgcctgtaatccctgaactcgggaggtagaggcaggcagatctctgtgagtcaaggccagcctgatctacagattgagtccaagacaacaagggtgacacagagaaaccctgtctcgaaaaaccacaccaaaaaaaaaagaaagaaagaaagaaaagaaaagaaaaatttattctaATCCATGTGAATAAATTCATCCAGTGAAAAGTAATAGGACTTAACAAAACCTTCTGTGTGAAATCCAATTACTGCTCACCTGAGTTTTTGTGTGAACAGGGCCAGTGCCTGTTTTctgcaaatgtgtgtatgtgtgtctggtgtggtGGGCAAAAGAGGGAATTGGATGCTCTGAGCTAGActtacagagggttgtgaactgccatgtgggccACTGATTGCCAATTGGGGTTCTGTGGAGGAGCAGTAAATCCTCTTAAACCACCAAGCCCCTAAATTATACATTTCCCACAAAGTCATTATTCTCCATTgctctttcttttgtaagagctCAATGGGCTCCAGACCTTGGTAGGTCCAGAGACCCTAGCTcagctgactccatgatggaagtgccattcAGGCCAGAAACCCAGCacgtagacagcaccacctgcccaaacaaaaacaaagacctaagTAATCAATGCCCACAGGTCTGTCTGGGAAAGTCTGTAAAAGTACTAACCTTGCCTTTAGAATTCTACAGGTTTACTtttggctaactgttcttgttaggTGAGGTATGTCAGGCCAGGACATGGCTTCTGCACTTCCACGCTCACACTGTGGAAAGCATGGGTTTACGCCGTTACACCAAATACCCAGTGTAGTTCCCAGCTGACAGCTTTCTATTGGCTTAAGCTCATGTCTGAGCAGTCTTTTCTAGTGAATACAATCCAAAATTTTGGAGatctgtaggctctgtttcttaacaattaaattttattgtacaacccaactagcttacacaagagggaaaaaacagtgaaccttctggtatccgttccacgagacaggtccttaggtgtctctggcctgcgtgtgaaagacccccgaagggagaccctcactcaaggctcgggatggcgcgcacccaaagacacacaaacgaccatcttgctgtaaacgcacgaggtagtttattggcggagctccgggttgacacatatctcacgcaggagacagaggagtcgacccagaagcccaggggtttggggtttatataatcaaaggtcggggggggggggggcgggaagttttggcgcggccacacacgattggttgtttcaaacatttgaacatcagcaaattgcataggcagatctggggtaaggtcagacttaatcacacggaacattccttggttcctgttcttctcagaacccaagggtagatgtttatctgagctaaacGACACATCtgggttaaactcaaacctggaacattgtgtgtgggcctcaaggggggattaagcaaacaccataagatcggatgaggggtcttggctcattattcactcgaccatgcccggtacctgtttctctcaggaatttgtccttgtgtaccctccctatcttttacggccagccggtccctggaacactcaataggcctctgtctcttagctccgcattctttgtgacttatcatctgggaccttgggctagcatacctgccgacctgcacttatgagttagagagctgagagctcttctgttctggttgctttaatgctaactaaaaattttccctttcatgtGCTGGTCTAGCCTGTTCACTGAGCCAAGCCCCATCTCAACCTGTTGTCCTCTCctcgcctgcctgcctgcctgtgtcgcATGCAaggggcagtctccttctcccattgagggctgattagaaaaacaatagtccaggtggagtccccaggtctgcttcctgaattccaggcccagaatggctccatgcagtctatcacaaggtatccatggggtgcccaagagtaaagcccgccaagactgcttttacctgtgacaaagattacagtctttcccacagagATCCCACTGAGATTCCAAAGACCATACATGGAGATACCCGGTAGTATGTGGTAGGGGTGGGCGGTGTTCCAGGGCTCTAGGGCTCCTTTTCAGCATTCATTgcttcagaggatctgacacctccaCTCTAAAAGGAACGAAATTAAAACGTCACTTGGTCTTTCACTTCTGGAGGTAGGTCGGGTTCAGGTGCCTTCTGTTTAGACTTGTAGGAGAGGTCGGAATCCCCTGCCCATCCACTGTCTAGGGTCCAAGTGAGATGTCACTGGATCTCTCTGAATGTGTGGTGGccctggttgtttttgttgtgtgtatgtttgtgtgtgtttctgtcagttGTATTTCTGTGTTGATCAATGGCTTCCTCTGGTGTGGGATCCTCCCCCAGCCTGCCTTAAGGCCTGGGCCCCTTCCTGTTGGGGACCTGAATCCTTTATAGGCTTGCCAGGTCACTCAGGGAAAGGCCCCAACCTCCGTTCTGGAGCAGGACTGCTTCCTTGTTTCCTCGCTTgcttggttgtgtgtgtggtggtggtaaggagccccccccccacttcccctctccccccccacttcccctcccccctcccccctcgccTGTCACAGGAGAG
It encodes:
- the LOC127209316 gene encoding histone H2B type 1-F/J/L-like, coding for MPEPTKSAPAPKKGSKKAVTKAQKKDGKKRKRSRKESYSVYVYKVLKQVHPDTGISSKAMGIMNSFVNDIFERIASEASRLAHYNKRSTITSREIQTAVRLLLPGELAKHAVSEGTKAVTKYTSSK
- the LOC127209208 gene encoding histone H2A type 1-B, with the translated sequence MSGRGKQGGKARAKAKTRSSRAGLQFPVGRVHRLLRKGNYSERVGAGAPVYLAAVLEYLTAEILELAGNAARDNKKTRIIPRHLQLAIRNDEELNKLLGRVTIAQGGVLPNIQAVLLPKKTESHHKAKGK
- the LOC127209440 gene encoding histone H4 encodes the protein MSGRGKGGKGLGKGGAKRHRKVLRDNIQGITKPAIRRLARRGGVKRISGLIYEETRGVLKVFLENVIRDAVTYTEHAKRKTVTAMDVVYALKRQGRTLYGFGG